In the genome of Streptomyces sp. NBC_00433, the window CCTGAGGGATTCCGCGCTATCGACCGCCAACTCTCTCGCACTGTTGCGAACCATGCTGGAGGACCACACGTCATGCCGAACTCCGCACCAGACCTGAGCACCGCCACGTGGCGTAAGTCGTCGTACAGCGGCGGTACGAACCCCGACAGCTGCATCGAGGTCGCGGACGGCTACCCGGGCGTGGTCCCCGTACGCGACTCCAAGGACCCCCAGGGCCCCGCCCTGGTCTTCCCGGCGGCGGCCTGGGCCGCCTTCGTCGCCGACGTGCGGGCGGACCGCTTCCCCGGCTGAGGTCCGGGTGACGACAAGCGAGGGGGGACGTCATGGCGAAGGTGACGATCAGCCTGGACAGTGATCTGGCGATCGAGGTCATGCTGCTGGCCGGCACGCGAAGTCCGCAGGACGCGGTCGAGTTGATCGTCCGGGACTATCTGGAACGCGGGCACCGCACCGAGGCCCGTACCGGTGACACCGCCGACGGGCATCGCGTCGCCGATCGGCGCATCGCGCCGGAAGAAGGTCGATGAGGGCGGCGGACCGCTTCCCGCTCTGACCGGGTGGCGGACGCGTTCTGCCGCCCTCAGGTGCTTCTATGGTGACTCAGCGCAGCCGAGTAACCGCATGGAGCGACCATGGCCGAATCGTCGACCCCTCCGGGGGCCCCTGCCGGGTTCCGGCCGTCGAAAGGGTTTCGGCGGGAGGTCATGGACGCGATGACGCCGCGGGCCTCGATTCTGCTGCTCGGGGTGCTGATCATCGAACTGGCCTTCGTCGTCTCCTACATCGGGGCCTTCCACTCGCCGAAGCCGAGCCGTATTCCGCTGGCCGTGGTGGCGCCGGCGCGGGCGCAGGCGCAGGTGGCGGTCGTCGGGAAGCTGAACGAGCTGCCGGGCACGCCGCTGTCGGCGAGGTCGGCGGACAGCGTGGGCCAGGCGCGGAGCATGGTGCTGGACCGCAGCGTGGAGGCGGCGCTGGTGATCGGGCCGGCTCGGGGGCCCGACCAGCTGCTGGTGGCGTCGGCCGGGGGGCCCGCGGGGGTGCAGTCCCTGCAGCTGGTCTTCCAGAAGGTCAACGGGCCGGGGCGTGCCGTGGTGATCACCGACCTGCGGCCGCCGAACTCCGCCGACGGGCGCGGGCTGAGCAGCTTCTACCTGGTCGTGGGCCTGATCGTGGGCGGCTATCTGGCGTCCGCCGCCCTGTCGATGTCGTTCGGGGTGCGGCCCGCGAACCCGCACCGTACGGCCATCAGGCTGGGGGCGCTCGCGGTGCTGTCCGTGCTGTCCGGGCTCGGCGGGGCGATCATCGCCGACATTGTCTTCGGGGCGCTGACCGGTCACTTCTGGTCGCTCTGGTGGATCTCGGTGCTGGTCACCTTCGCGGCCGCGGCGGCTGGGATGGCCTTCCAGGTGCTGCTCGGGTCGGCCGGTGTCGCCCTCTCCGTGCTGATCTTCGTGGTGCTGGGGAATCCGAGCGCGGGCGGGGTCTTCCCGGCGTCGCTGCTGCCGCCGTTCTGGCGCGATCTCGGGCCCGCGCTGCCGAACGGCGCCGGGGTGACGCTGGTGCGCAACTACTCCTACTTCGGCGGCCACGACACCGCCACCGCCTGGTGGGTGCTGTCCGCGTGGGCGGTGGGCGGGGTGCTGGTCGGCGTCGCGGCGTCGCTGCTCGGCAAGCGGCGTGCGGAGCGCGCGGCCGGCACGGCCTGACCGGGGCGGGGCCAGGGCCTTCTTCCCGGGGCCGGGGTGGTGGGTAACGGTTCGGGGACGTCGCGACCGGCGGGTGCAGGGGCTGGGCTAAGACCGGGTCATGACGACTGATGCCCCCTTGTGGGTTCACTGCGGCCAAGGCGCCGGTCCAGGTGACCCGTTCGCCGGATGCACCGGGATCACTGTCACCGCCTCCGGGCGGTGTCTGGCCGACGCCGACGCCACCGAACAGACCGCGTATCTCGCATCCCTGTCACCCGGCGCCGACCTGGACTTACGGGGCACCACCATCGGCCGGCAACTCCTGTCCCGCATCCTCAGTGTCATGGTCGACCCGGCAACCAGACGAGCAACATTAGGAACCGCCCGATTCGACTCGGCCATTTTCACCGGGGACGCCCGATTCGACTCGGTCGCCTTCGCCGGGGACGCCTGGTTCACCTCGGTCACCTTCGCCGGGGTCGCCCGATTCACCTGGGCCACCTTCGCCGGGGTCGCCTGGTTCGACTCGGCCACTTTCACCGGGGTCGCCTGGTTCGACTCGGCCACCTTCACCCGGAACGCCTCGTTCACCTCTGCGGTGTTCGAGAGCACTCGTGACGTGGGACCGCTGGTGTGTGCGGGAGTCCTGGATCTGTCGACCGCGTCGTTCGCGATGCCGGTCGCGTTGCAGGTCGCAGCGTGGCGGGTGGTGTGCCGGCGGACGCGGTGGGCGCAGGCGGCCACGGTGTGGGTGCGCTACGCGGAGGTCGACCTCAGCGATGCCGTGGTCGACCATCCGCTGGCCGTGGCCACGCGGCAGCGCCCCTTCGACGGTCTGCGGGGGCCGCTGGACGAGAGCGCCATGGGCAGTGCCCGGGCGCAGGCCAAGGTGGTGTCGTTACGGGGTGTGGACGCCGCCCACCTGGTGCTGACCGATCTGGACCTGTCCGCGTGCCTGTTCTGCGGCACGATCCACCTGGACCTGTTGCGGCTGGAGGGACGCTGCCCCTTCGGCCTGCCCAATCCCGCCGGCATCCACTGGCGGCGCGGACTGCCGGTGCGGCACACCCAGCGCCTCCTGCTCGCCGAGGAGCAGCACTGGCGCCACAGCAGACACCACCCGGTACCGGGGTGGCTGCCGGCTCCTCCTGGCGTCGACATCGTGGAGCCGCCCGCGCTGGCCGCCCTCTACCGGGCACTGCGCAAATCCTACGAAGACTCCCGCAACGAGCCCGGCGCCGCCGACTTCTACTACGGCGAGATGGAAATGCGCCGCGCCGACCCCACCATCGCTCCTGCCGAGCGCGGCCTGCTCAACATCTACTGGGCGCTCTCCGGTTACGGCCTGCGGGCCGCTCGGGCCGTCGGATGGCTGTTGGCCGCCGTAGCACTGACCATGCTGCTCATGATGCTGTGGGGCCTGCCCGCACACGACACCGCGACGCGGAGCACCGGCACCGTCACCGGTCGCCGCATCATCCTCACCACCGACGCTTCCGCCCCCGAGAACCCCACCGGGCCACCCGGCGACCGCCTCACCACCGGGCGGTTCGAGAAGAGCCTGCGCGTCGTCGTCAACTCCGTGATCTTCCGGTCCTCCGGCCAGGACCTCACCACCACCGGCACTTACACGGAAATGGCCTCCCGCCTGACCGAGCCCGTCCTCCTCGGCCTGGCCGCCCTCGCCGTCCGGGGTCGCATCAAACGCTGACCCCGGACGGAGAGGCCGTCCCGCTGACGGGCGAGGGGTCAGAACTGCTGGACGAAGTACGGCGACACCGTCATCCGGCCGTTGCCCCGGGCGCCGTTGAGCTGGCCCGAGGAGGACTGGGCGAGGGTGTACCAGGAGTCGACGTAGTCCGCGTCGTTCGTGTACCAGGACGACGGGATGGCGGCCAGGATCGCGTCGACCAGGGGGATGTAGGCGCCCTGGTCGGTGATGGTGAGCAGGGCGTCCGCCAACGCCTTGGCCAGGGTGGCGTAGTTGGTGTCGCCGTCGTCCTCCATCATCACGACGTCGGCCAGGTTGTACTTGTAGTTGGACCAGTTGACCAGGATCTGGTTGGGGTAGTACGTGGTGCCGTCGTTGTCCAGGTAGGGCATGTCGACGGTGTCGACCCGCACCTTGCCGTCGAATCCGAAGCCGCTGACGACCGAGAAGATCTCGGCGTCGCCGAGTATCCAGGGCTCCTCGTCGTCGTTGAGGTGGACGGAGTTGACCTTGGTGGTCCAGTAGCCGCCGGTGGCCGGGGTGGCGGCGGGGGCGGTCCTGGCCGAGGTCTTGCCCAGGGCCTTGCCGAAGGCTTTGTCGACCTGGGCGAGCCCGGTGGTGGCGGCCTTGGTCACGTCGACGTCCACGACGTAGACGGGCCGGCTCGGCGCCTGGCGGGCGCTGAGGGTGTGGACGCGGCCGGCGCTGTCGTAGGCGGTGACCGCGGCGCCGTTGTCGTCGTCGGCGGCGACGGCCACGAGCGGGACGGCGTCCGGGGTCAGGGCGGGCTTCATGCTGTCGGCGCCGAGCCGGACCCGCAGCAGCGACCCGGTCTGCGGGCCGAGGCCCTTGGCCGCGGCGATCCGCTGGTCGGCGGCGGCGACGGCCGCGCCGAAACCGGCGGGGGCGTGGCGGGCCGCGCTGAGCGGGGCGAGGTCCACCTGCGCGGAGCCGAGCGCGGCGGCCCGCACCTGGCCGCGCCAGGCGGGGTCGGCGAGCGAGGCGGCGAGGCCGCGGGCGACGGCGGTCTCCGCGGCGGAGACGGCGGAGACGGCGGAGACGGGGGATGCGGCAGGAGCGGTGGGCGCCGCCGCATGGGCGGCGGGCAGGGCGAGGCCCTGGACGGCCAGGACGCAGGACGCGCTGAGTGCGAGGGTGATCGCGGCGCGCTTGGTCGCGGTGAGGTGCACGGGGGTTCCTCCTGGAGGCGTGCCGGTGCCGCGGGTGAGCGGCGTGGCGGCGGGCGAGGGGACTTCAGGGCGGAGCCGATCTATGCGGGTAGAAAACCCGCACCCATGGTGTCCGTAGCATGCCAACTCGCACAAGACGTTCTTCCGGACATGGTCGAGCCGAGCATGCCGGCACCGGCTCGAAACGGACCTTCGCGGCGGTTTTCCGGAGGGCCGTCTCCGTCAGGCGGCGTTGCCGTGCGGGGTGGGGCTGATCGTCAGGTCGGCGTCGACGGCGTGTTCGCCGGCAGGCTCGTGGCGGGTCTCGCAGGCGATCCGGGCTGCGTGGGTGCGGTCCACCTCGGCCGGCTCCCGCGTCCTGGCTCTGCGGAAGACCGTCAAGAGCACGAAACGGCGGCCGGGGGCGGGCCAGTTGGCACGGGTGTCAGGGGGCCATCGGTTGCACGCCGAGGGCGGTCCCCGCCGGTGGCCGGGACCGCCCTCGTGCGGGTGGGGTCAGACGGTCAGGGGGTCCAGGAGCAGGGGGCGGACGCGGCCCTCGATCATGGCGCCCAGGCCCTGGACGGCCACGGTGTCGGGGTGGTCGGCCACGTGGACGGGCATGCCCGTGGCCTGGCGGAGCATCAGGTCGAGGCCGGGCATCAGCGCGCTGCCGCCGGCCAGCATGATGCCGCGGTCGCCGAGGTCGGCGACCAGGTCAGGGGGGCAGCGGCGCAGGACGCCGGTGATGGCGTCGACGACCGCGGTCAGCGGGGTGCGCATCGCGTGGCGTACGCCCTCGGTCTCTACCAGGACCGAGCGGGCCATGCCGCTGACCACGTCGCGGCCGTGCACCTCGGTGGTGGGGGTGCCGCCGGTGGCGGGGGCGCCGAGCATCTGGTGCAGGGGCCGGACGGACTGGCTGGGCAGCATCAGCTCGTGCGCGTTGCGCAGGTGCTGCACGACCGCGCGGTCGATGGCGTCGCCGCCGACCGGCACGGTCTCCGCCGACACGATCGAGCCGAGCGAGAGGACGGCGACCTGGGTGGTGCCCGCGCCGCACACCACGATCATGGTGGCCTCGGGGTGCTCCACCGGCAGCCCGCAGCCGACCGCCGCGGCGATCAGCGTGTCGACCAGCTCGACCCGGCGCGCGCCGAGCCCGTACATCGTCTCGACGGCGGCCCTGCGGGCGATCGGCTCGCTGCCGTGCGGGGTGCACACCGCGGCCCGCATCATCGGCATCCGCAGCCTGCGGCGGCCGAGCTTGTCGCCGAGGATGTGCCGCAGCATCCGCTGGGCCATGGCGATGTCGACCACCGCGCCGCCCGCGACCGGGCGGGCGACCCGGATGTGCTCGGGGGTGCGGCCGGCCATCTGCTCGGCATTGGCGCCGACCGCGATGAGCGCGCCGGTGCGGACGTCGACCGCGACCACGCTGGGCTCGTCGGCGACCAGGCCGCTGCCCCGCAGGTAGACCCGGGTGCGTGCGGCACCCAGGTCGACCGCGACGGTGCAGCGGCGCAGCTGGACCAGCGTGTGGTTGGTGGGGAGACCGATCACCGTGCGCCTCCCAGGTGGTGGCCGCGCTTGGAGTGGTAGGTGGCCAGCGACCAGATGATGAAGACGTAGATTCCGATCATGATGAGCGACCAGGCGGGCTGGTAGGGCAGGAACATGAAGTTCGCCAGCAGGGCGATGGAGGCGATGCCGATGCCCGCGTAGCGCGACCAGGCCTCGCCCCGGAGCAGGCCGAGGCCGACGAGGACGGCGAGGACGCCGATGACCAGGTGGATCCAGCCCCACGCGGTCACGTTGAACTTGTATGCGTAGCCCCCGGAGACGACGAAGACCGAGTCCTTGGCGATGCCGACGATGCCTTCCAGGACCGCCATGATGCCCGCTACCACCAGCAGGACGCCCGCGAAGACCGTGCCGCCCGCCGCCCAGGCCCTGCGTTCGTCGTCGTGGTGCGGGCCGCTGGGCGGCGGCTGCGCGGAGGGTGTGGTTTGGCTCATGGCGGCTCCCGAGTCCGAAGCAGACGGCGGGAGGGTCCGTAGCGCCCGATACGCCCTCAACGGTACGAACGCTGCGAATCCATGCAATACCCGCCTTGACTACAACATGATGTGACGACCAGTCGGATAATGCGAGCAGGACTGGGCCGTACGGGAGTGCGCCATGCGGGGGTTTCGTACGGAAGGGGGGCGGCCGGAGGCCGAACGGGGTCGGCGGCCCTTACTCCGCCTCCTCCAGGCGGAAGCCGAGCTTGAGGCCCACCTGGTAGTGCTCGACCTCGCCGTCGACGATGTGCCCGCGCACCTGCGTCACCTCGAACCAGTCGAGGCCGCGCAGGGTCTGCGAGGCACGCCTGATGCCGTTGCGCACGGCGGCGTCCACCCCTTCCGGCGAGGTGCCGACGATCTCCGTCACGCGATAGGTGTGCTCGGCCATGGCGGACTGCCCTTCGCTGGGGGTCGGGATGCCCTTCCACGGTGCCCCAGCCGGGCCCTGCCCGCACCACGGCGCTTTCCACGGGCGCGCGGGTCGCCACCGGCCGAAAGGGGCTGCCCGGCCCGTGCCGGACCACCGGCCGGTGGGGTGCGGGGCGCAGCCGGTTCGCGGCAGCGGATATGTGGGCGTATCGGCATAAGATGGGTCACGTGACGACCGGCAGGCCCACCGCGCTCGTGCGCTGGATACCGGGCGGGATGATCGCGGCCGGGGTGGTCTTCGACCTGGTGACCCCCGCTCCCTACACCGGCGACCCGCTCTTCGCCGGCGGCTGCGTGCTGGCAGGGGCCACCCAGGCGAGGCGGGCGACCCTTGTCACGTTCGCGTGTGCACTGCTCGCCATGCTCGCGCTGAGCATGGAGGACCACCGGCTCGCCGAGCACCGCGGCATCGCCGACCTCGGCAGCGTCGTCCTGGCCGGCGCGATCGCCCTGGTCGTCAACCGGGTCCTGCACCGCTTCGGGCGGCGCCTGGAGACCGTACGCGGCGTTTCGGAGGCCGCACAGCGCGCGCTGCTGCCCGACCCGCCGCAGCGCATCGGCCCGCTCAGCATCGCCGCGCGCTACGAGGCCGCCGCGTCCGAGGCGAGGATCGGCGGCGACGTCTACGCCGCCCAGGCGACGCCGTACGGCATACGGCTGCTGATCGGCGACGTCCGCGGCAAGGGACTGGGCGCGGTGGGCGCCGTCGGCGCGCTGCTCGGCGCCTTCCGCGAGGCCGCCGACGCGGAAGCCGACCTGCCGCGGCTCGCCGACCGCCTCGACCGTGCGCTGGAGCGCTACAAGGCCGGGCGCGAGGAGGAGACCAGGCTCGAAGGCTTCAGCACCGGGCTGCTGGCCGAGTTCAGCTCCGACGGCGGCACCCTGCGGCTGGTGAACCGCGGCCACCCGCCGCCGTATCTGCCGGCCGCGGACGGCGCCGTCCGCGCCCTGGAGCCGTCCGCGCCCGACCTGCCGTTCGGCATGGAAGGGCTCGGCGGGGTCCGCCGCGCGCCCGACGAGGTGCCGGTGCCGCACGGCGCCACGCTGCTGCTGGTCACCGACGGGGTGACCGAGTCGCGCGACGCGGCAGGCGCCTTCTACGACCCGCAGGCCCGGCTGCCCGCGCTCGGCCCGCAGGCCACCGCGCAGCAGGCCGTCGAGACGCTGCTCCGCGACCTGGACGCGTGGACCGCGCACCGGCTGCCGGGCGACGACGACCGCGCGGTGCTCGCGGTCCGCCGCGACTGAGCGCGTGCCCAGCGCCTCAGCGCCTGCGGTAGCACAGCGTGTACGCCAGCTCCGGGAAGTCGCTGGGCTTCCAGGTGGTCCACGCGTCGCTCCCGCAGAACTTGCCGTTGTTGTACTTCGGGGTGCGCCCGGTGACGATGACGTTGGCCTTGGCGCAGGTGGCCGCGTGCAGGGAGGGCCGGGTGGCCGTGCCGCTGAAGCGCATGCACTGGTTCAGGACGGCGTGGCCCGCGTCGTCCGGGTAGATCATCGACAGGCAGAGCGTGACGTCGAGGTCGGACCGGCCGCTCACACCGAAGTGCTCCGCCCAGTCGTTGTTCCGCAGGCCCTTGCAGCGGCTGCCGTCGGTCGTGCCGGTGATCCGCTTCTGCACGGTGAAGGCGCCGGCCTGGCAGGACAGCTGGTCCCAGTCGCTGGTGGCGCCGCTGCCGTAGACGCAACTGCCGGCGGCCGCGTGGTAGGCGGAGCCGTTCTCGTACTGGTAGCTGAGGCACAGGACCAGGTTCTGGCCCGGGTAGGACACGTTCCAGGAGTCCTCGGGGACCCGGTCGCAGCCGTGCGTGTCGGTGGTGCCGTGCAGCACCTGGACGACCTTGAAGGTCTGCGGCACGCAGGTGACCCGCGTCAGGTCGGCGGACCGCGCCGTCCCCGTGTTGGTGAAGCAGTCGCCGGTCTGCGCGGTCGCGATCGGGTCCTCGGGGGTGGGGGAGTCGGACGGGGCGGGGTCCGACGAGCCGCTGCCGTCGTCGCCGGGGGCCCCGTCGTCGGTCGGATCGTCGCCGGGCTGGTCGGGCAGGTCGTCCGGCAGGTCGGACAGGCCGGGGACGGTGGTCGCCGTCGCGCCCGCGGGCGGATTCGCCGCGAAGGAGTCGTCGTGCGAGCCGCCCGCGGTCAGTATCAGGGCGGCGACGACGGCGAGGCCGACCGCCGCGGCCACGACCGACACGGGCACGTCGCGCCACCACGGCCGCCGCGGGGGTGGCGCCAGCGGCGGCACGGCGCCCGGCGGGGTGCTGCCGTTCAGCCGGGCGACCAGGTCGTGGACGGTCGGGCGGGCGGCGGGCCGCTCGGCCAGGCAGTCGGTGATGAGCCGCGCAAGGACGGGGTCGCCGACGGGCAGCGGCGCCTGCTGCCAGGCGCCGGGCGGGCGGCCCGTGGCGGCGAAGTGCAGGACCGCGCCGACCGTGTAGACCGCGTCCGGGTCGCCGGCCGCACCCCCCACGACGTACGCGATGCCGAAGGGGGCGAGCCGCGGCCCCTCGGGCGCCATGATCACGGCGGACGGTTCGAGGCCGGTCAGCAGGGCGCCGGCCGCCTGCGCGCCGGCCAGCGCGCCGGTCAGCGCCACCGCCAGGTCGCGCAACAGGTGCGGCGGCAGCGGCCCGCTGCCCGCGACGCCTCCCGCCAGCGTCGTCGCGTCGGGCCCCGCCGAGACCAGCCAGGGCACCGGGCCCTCGGTGTCCGCGTCGACGGGCAGGACGAAGGGCCCGGCGATACGGCGGGCGTCGTCCACGTCGCGCCGGAAGCGGGCGCGCGCCGCCGGGTCGGCCGCCAGCCGCGGGTGCAGCAGGGTGACGGTGACGGTGGCGCCGCCCGGGTGGCGGCCCGCGTACGCCTGCCCCAGCTCGCTCGCGCCGAGCCTGCCCACCAGTTGGTAAGGGCCGACCCGTGCCGGGTCGCCCGCCGTCAGCGGTTCCATGTCCCAGTTCCCCCGTTCCGTAGCGCCCGTGTGGCGGAGGGGCGCTACCGCGACCGGCTGCCTGATCGCCGGTCAGCCGACTGAGGGGACACTGTGGCACTGCCGTACGCGGCACGCCACCGCCGGGGGCAGGTCAACGGCCCGGCGGCT includes:
- a CDS encoding DUF397 domain-containing protein — protein: MPNSAPDLSTATWRKSSYSGGTNPDSCIEVADGYPGVVPVRDSKDPQGPALVFPAAAWAAFVADVRADRFPG
- a CDS encoding DUF3533 domain-containing protein yields the protein MDAMTPRASILLLGVLIIELAFVVSYIGAFHSPKPSRIPLAVVAPARAQAQVAVVGKLNELPGTPLSARSADSVGQARSMVLDRSVEAALVIGPARGPDQLLVASAGGPAGVQSLQLVFQKVNGPGRAVVITDLRPPNSADGRGLSSFYLVVGLIVGGYLASAALSMSFGVRPANPHRTAIRLGALAVLSVLSGLGGAIIADIVFGALTGHFWSLWWISVLVTFAAAAAGMAFQVLLGSAGVALSVLIFVVLGNPSAGGVFPASLLPPFWRDLGPALPNGAGVTLVRNYSYFGGHDTATAWWVLSAWAVGGVLVGVAASLLGKRRAERAAGTA
- a CDS encoding pentapeptide repeat-containing protein; this encodes MTTDAPLWVHCGQGAGPGDPFAGCTGITVTASGRCLADADATEQTAYLASLSPGADLDLRGTTIGRQLLSRILSVMVDPATRRATLGTARFDSAIFTGDARFDSVAFAGDAWFTSVTFAGVARFTWATFAGVAWFDSATFTGVAWFDSATFTRNASFTSAVFESTRDVGPLVCAGVLDLSTASFAMPVALQVAAWRVVCRRTRWAQAATVWVRYAEVDLSDAVVDHPLAVATRQRPFDGLRGPLDESAMGSARAQAKVVSLRGVDAAHLVLTDLDLSACLFCGTIHLDLLRLEGRCPFGLPNPAGIHWRRGLPVRHTQRLLLAEEQHWRHSRHHPVPGWLPAPPGVDIVEPPALAALYRALRKSYEDSRNEPGAADFYYGEMEMRRADPTIAPAERGLLNIYWALSGYGLRAARAVGWLLAAVALTMLLMMLWGLPAHDTATRSTGTVTGRRIILTTDASAPENPTGPPGDRLTTGRFEKSLRVVVNSVIFRSSGQDLTTTGTYTEMASRLTEPVLLGLAALAVRGRIKR
- a CDS encoding DUF3103 domain-containing protein, with the translated sequence MHLTATKRAAITLALSASCVLAVQGLALPAAHAAAPTAPAASPVSAVSAVSAAETAVARGLAASLADPAWRGQVRAAALGSAQVDLAPLSAARHAPAGFGAAVAAADQRIAAAKGLGPQTGSLLRVRLGADSMKPALTPDAVPLVAVAADDDNGAAVTAYDSAGRVHTLSARQAPSRPVYVVDVDVTKAATTGLAQVDKAFGKALGKTSARTAPAATPATGGYWTTKVNSVHLNDDEEPWILGDAEIFSVVSGFGFDGKVRVDTVDMPYLDNDGTTYYPNQILVNWSNYKYNLADVVMMEDDGDTNYATLAKALADALLTITDQGAYIPLVDAILAAIPSSWYTNDADYVDSWYTLAQSSSGQLNGARGNGRMTVSPYFVQQF
- a CDS encoding rod shape-determining protein; the encoded protein is MIGLPTNHTLVQLRRCTVAVDLGAARTRVYLRGSGLVADEPSVVAVDVRTGALIAVGANAEQMAGRTPEHIRVARPVAGGAVVDIAMAQRMLRHILGDKLGRRRLRMPMMRAAVCTPHGSEPIARRAAVETMYGLGARRVELVDTLIAAAVGCGLPVEHPEATMIVVCGAGTTQVAVLSLGSIVSAETVPVGGDAIDRAVVQHLRNAHELMLPSQSVRPLHQMLGAPATGGTPTTEVHGRDVVSGMARSVLVETEGVRHAMRTPLTAVVDAITGVLRRCPPDLVADLGDRGIMLAGGSALMPGLDLMLRQATGMPVHVADHPDTVAVQGLGAMIEGRVRPLLLDPLTV
- a CDS encoding dodecin family protein, with the protein product MAEHTYRVTEIVGTSPEGVDAAVRNGIRRASQTLRGLDWFEVTQVRGHIVDGEVEHYQVGLKLGFRLEEAE
- a CDS encoding serine/threonine-protein phosphatase; this encodes MTTGRPTALVRWIPGGMIAAGVVFDLVTPAPYTGDPLFAGGCVLAGATQARRATLVTFACALLAMLALSMEDHRLAEHRGIADLGSVVLAGAIALVVNRVLHRFGRRLETVRGVSEAAQRALLPDPPQRIGPLSIAARYEAAASEARIGGDVYAAQATPYGIRLLIGDVRGKGLGAVGAVGALLGAFREAADAEADLPRLADRLDRALERYKAGREEETRLEGFSTGLLAEFSSDGGTLRLVNRGHPPPYLPAADGAVRALEPSAPDLPFGMEGLGGVRRAPDEVPVPHGATLLLVTDGVTESRDAAGAFYDPQARLPALGPQATAQQAVETLLRDLDAWTAHRLPGDDDRAVLAVRRD